The Juglans regia cultivar Chandler chromosome 11, Walnut 2.0, whole genome shotgun sequence genome contains the following window.
AAAATAGCTATTGCAGTGATTTTGGGGATTGGACGGGAAAATTATCCATATTTGCCGCAATGAGTTAACTTATTGCGAGGAAAATTTCAACCGCAATTAACTTTTTCCAACGATATAAGTGTGAGATCTGTATAGCCAATCACAGTGATTATAGATATAATTGAGTCAACCAATATTTTCCGGAAAAGGATAACTAATTGAGACAATTTTTGCGACTTGTTGATCTtaagccaaaacaaaaaaaaaaaaaaaaaaaagcaaacaagGAACAAACATGCAGCGATTGAAATAGAGATGAGAATGAGTATTTCCAGTGATTTTCCATAATATTAGCGACGAAATGTGGTGCTGGGAAAAgtcttatttcttatagtgCATGAAGGAgtgttctattttttatataagtgcAAGGTTGAAAATAAACACCCAATAAGCGTTCCCCAACAACTTCCTATGTCTACAAGGAGTTTAGCTAgacttataattttatgatgaatttcatTAAGTACTTGCCTCTCTCCGGGGTTTCACAGCGCGTATATGTGCATGGTTGATGATCCTTTAACTAAATATGCTAATTTCATTCATGTGGCTCATGACCCGTTCTCAGCGGTAAAGTTACTAGGTTGTGAGATAACAGTCTTAGGCTTCTTCAGGGGAGCGCAAGCAATTGTTCCGTGGCATGAGTTGTCATGCATGTAATATTGGGAATACTTTGTAATGCATTCATtcgtaaaagaaaaaatctatttatcatcacaacttctatcatcatctcatcatcccatgatatggcattaaatgatagatttacaagtgaaatgtaataaataatttccaatcacctaatgccacatcataagatgatgtaaggatgatggaagttgggatgatgagtagcattaatcatttgatcatattaaattttgattattgaAGCAAGTAGGACTTGACATTTGAAGACTAGGAAATGAAGTCAAGAGTGGCACATCAATGATTCAATGGAGACAAAGACgagaaatttgtacaaatttattcttttttttttaatatattttatttctaagcTTTTACCTTCAAAGATATATATACTTTCCattaaaagtaatgataaataCAATTTTTGAATATGTAAACTCtgagtattttctttaaaaaaaagtatgacccaaaattaaaaaagttggtTCTTTTCATAAAGATTTCTGATTTGTCAATGTTTTTCAGAATGTAGGGCTTGCAGATCTTGGAACTATACAAATCATGATTTTCCTTCCATGAATGATTGCCAAAGGATCACAATTACATCtagatctacttttttttttttttaatggaaatatacttcattttatttaataaaactgAAGTTACAACTATGGcttatcaatacaagaaaagACCCAGACTACAAACCAAACTACGTATCTACTCTGGGCATCCtgcacacaaatttctttgtgatggatattatcttaacttctataaactCTCTCTTAGCAAACCTCCCAGTTTGTCTGAGAAAAGAGCACTCCTTGAAAACAGAACATCTAGATCTACTTGCAATGAAACGAAACGACTCTATGCCAATACTCTTATGGCACAGTAAGCATGACTTTCCTTATgcaactgaaaaaaaaaaaaaaaaaggttgtctCTAGGCCCGTGAAGTTTTGGAAGATAAAACTTGAGAAATTATGAGCATAGTAGGCCTAGATTGTGGATCAGCATTCAAGCACTCAGTTGCAAGGTTTACAACAACTACAAGATCATCCAAAATTTGACGTTCTGGAAATGGAAGGCGCTGGTCCAAAACATCCTTCAGGTGTATATTTTCCTTGGTTGATGGAGATGAAAGTGAGGAGATGGAATCACCTGGATGCTTTCCTTTTATGACTTCCAATGACAACACCCCAAAGCTATATACATCACATTTCTCAGACACCTTCATTGTATAAGCAAGCTCtgccaagaaaaacaaaattatcctTAAAAATGCTCAAAATAGCAATGAAACTACATTAAACTaaataaagttgtaaaaaagaataaaagtggCCCAAGACTTGCAATTTTTGGTTGGTTATTAAAGGGGTGATTCACAAATTTGATTGGTAGTTAATTTGAAGGTGTTTCATATTTTcaccttaaaaataaattgagagaacaatgaaataaattacCTGGTGCTATATATCCATATGTGCCTGCAAAGGATGTCCAATTGGATGAGTTTAGGTCAAGAAGCTTAGCTGTGCCAAAGTCTGAAACATGAGCCTCATGTTGAGAATCTATCAAGATGTTGCTACTTTTTATGTCCCGATGAATTATTGGTGGTGAGCAGTCATGGTGCATGTAAGACAAGGCATGAGCCACTCCTTTAACAATATTCAACCTCTTATGCCAATCTAATTCTTTAGCAGCCTCTTCATTCTCCATAATTGTTCTCAAACTACCACATTCGAGGTACTCGTAAACCAAAAGAGAATGTTGAATATGTGAACAGTATCCATGAAGTTTGACGATGTTTCGATGTCGTATTTCGGTTAATGCCCTTATCTCATTTAAGAACTGTTTTTGGATTATTTTCTGATCACCGTCAGGTTGTGAGTTGAGTTTCTTCACTGCTACTATCTCACCAGATGGCAAGTTTGCTTTATAGACGACTCCGCATCCTCCATTTCCGATGCAATATATGTCATTAAAACCTTCAGTTGCTTTTTCGATTTCTTCATACATCTTTCTTCCATCAAAAGTTAATACCGAAAGTAGTCCTCCATTCTGCTTGTTGCTTTCTTTTGATTGTagatctttctttcttctttgtaaAACGAGAAGAATTCCGAAGAAAGcaagaagaaataaaagtgATCCAACGACAGGGAAAATTACTACAAGCACTCCTTTGTGGGACCTTTTTGAGATATGTTTGCATGGTCGTAGCCCTCTACCATTCCCACACAATCCCTTATTCCCTTGCAAGTCTTCCATGGGAGCCTTTACAAATGCTTTGCTATTGGGAATGGGACCCTGCAACTCATTGTAGGATACATCAACATGCAACAAGCCATGCATTTGTTCAAAGGCCTTAGGAATGAAACCGGAAAGATAATTATGAGAGAGGTTCAGATCCTCCAAACTCTGCATTTTGATGATTTCTGATGGTATCTCTCCACTTAAAGAGTTACAGCTTAAATCTAGTACAGATAGATGAATTAAGCTCATGAGCGGTTTTGGAATCCCTTCGCTAAAATTGTTATGGCTTAAATTCAAGTTGTACAATTTTGGTAGGTTCCCAAGAATATGTGGAATTGGGTCAGTCAACTTGTTTGAGGACACATCGAGGAATTCAAGATTGGTCAGtgattcaaattttgaaggtAGAGCACCAGAGAGTTGATTGCCATTCAACCACAATTTCTCTAGAGAAGTTAGTTTTCCAAGTTCTTTTGGAATCGCCCCAAGTATGTGATTTAAAGAAAGATCAAGTACATGCAGTTGAGTCCAATTCCCAATATAGAGTGGTATGCCACTAGTAATATTATTCCCACTCATTTGTAGGGTTCCTAACTTTGGACATTGTCCCCAATTACTTGAAATCTTTCCATGAAAGTAATTGTGGCTTAGATCTATGAATTGCAAGTTTGGATAGACACCAAAATCTTTAGATATATCTCCAACAAGTTGGTTTCCATTCATGTGGACTCTTACCAAGCTCGTACAGTTTTTCAAGCTTTGAGGAACATGACCATTGAAATGGTTGTTGTATACAGAAAAGTTTTGAAGTAGTCCAGAACGACAAATATTTTCGGGCAAATAACCAGTAAATTGGTTTTCACCAAGTTCCAACAACATCAAGTTCATGGAATCCCCAATTCCTTGAGGAATGGGACCAGAAAGTCTGTTTTGAAGAAGAGATAAACCTTCTAAACTGctcaaattagaaaatgaacttgGAATAGCACCATGGAGTTGGTTCATGCTCAAGTCTATTTCCTTCATCTGTGTCACGTTTCCTATCTCTTCAGGAATAGAGCCAGAAAGTTTGTTCCGGTGGAGATAGAGACGAGTAAGATTTCTTAGACTACCAAATGATGCTAGAATTGAACCATGGAGTTGGTTCATGCTCAAGTCTATTGCCGTCAAATG
Protein-coding sequences here:
- the LOC109018907 gene encoding probable leucine-rich repeat receptor-like protein kinase At1g35710, with the protein product MLISFVLYVQQVFSSSNTSEAVALLKWKNTLHNETQSRLSSWTFHPNSRANSSANRSLSTIPCTWFGISCDPAGSVIQINLTRIGFQGTLHGLSFSSFSNLAHIDLSVNSLFGTIPHQIKYLSKLTFLDLSSNFLSGEIPPEIGLLANLKYLSLFENQLNGSIPKDIGHLNSLTTLFLYTNHLDGFIPTSLCNLGNLTLLYLYNNQLSGSIPKDIGSLNFLTELDLSANQLDGFIPTSLGNMKNLSYLSLFQNKLSGSIPKEIGHLTSLIDLSLYKNRLEGSIPISLKNLRNLTLLYLYRNKLSGSIPKEIGNLAHLMEIDLSMNQLHGSIPASLGSLRNLSYLYLFQNKLFGSIPEELGNLTHLTAIDLSMNQLHGSILASFGSLRNLTRLYLHRNKLSGSIPEEIGNVTQMKEIDLSMNQLHGAIPSSFSNLSSLEGLSLLQNRLSGPIPQGIGDSMNLMLLELGENQFTGYLPENICRSGLLQNFSVYNNHFNGHVPQSLKNCTSLVRVHMNGNQLVGDISKDFGVYPNLQFIDLSHNYFHGKISSNWGQCPKLGTLQMSGNNITSGIPLYIGNWTQLHVLDLSLNHILGAIPKELGKLTSLEKLWLNGNQLSGALPSKFESLTNLEFLDVSSNKLTDPIPHILGNLPKLYNLNLSHNNFSEGIPKPLMSLIHLSVLDLSCNSLSGEIPSEIIKMQSLEDLNLSHNYLSGFIPKAFEQMHGLLHVDVSYNELQGPIPNSKAFVKAPMEDLQGNKGLCGNGRGLRPCKHISKRSHKGVLVVIFPVVGSLLFLLAFFGILLVLQRRKKDLQSKESNKQNGGLLSVLTFDGRKMYEEIEKATEGFNDIYCIGNGGCGVVYKANLPSGEIVAVKKLNSQPDGDQKIIQKQFLNEIRALTEIRHRNIVKLHGYCSHIQHSLLVYEYLECGSLRTIMENEEAAKELDWHKRLNIVKGVAHALSYMHHDCSPPIIHRDIKSSNILIDSQHEAHVSDFGTAKLLDLNSSNWTSFAGTYGYIAPELAYTMKVSEKCDVYSFGVLSLEVIKGKHPGDSISSLSSPSTKENIHLKDVLDQRLPFPERQILDDLVVVVNLATECLNADPQSRPTMLIISQVLSSKTSRA